In Pseudomonadota bacterium, the DNA window GGTAGGTAATGCGCTCTTTTTGAACAGTCTTGAAGGTTTTTTTTGTGAAGTGCGCTAACCACTTCTTGTTAATAATTTTTTCGTTTGTATCCAAAGAGTGTATATATGCTTCAGAAAACCTAGAACCAATTTTTCCAGATATTAGCTCTTCTTCTCCATCAGGCTGAAATTCAAATTTCTTTTCTATGGGTAATACACCAATGAGACGCCCAACTTTCCGAACTTCAGTTTCGTCTACCTCGGACTGATCTGTACGGTTGTATGCTCTAGTAATAGCATAATTATCAAAATCAAAGCTTCGGTGGGCTTCGTAAAGTTTTAATCTGGAGTTATGTTTGTGTAAGGTTTTTATAAATTGTTTTAGGGCAGAAAAAACTGCGTGGTCTATATCCTGTACAATCTCATCAAAGCGTTCATCATCCTGAGATGTAACACCATCTAATATATCTGCAGATTTTTCAATGGCTTCTTTAATTGGAGTGGCAAATAGTGGCATTGGTTTTGTATCAATTTCTTCCATTAAGAAACCGAAAGAACCATGAGCGATACTAGTAATACAGAGATTTGATGGAATATGCTCTAAAGTGGCATCTGTTGCGCTATGCTTGACGTTCCTACTTCTGGTCACGAGCTCCATTGTTGTATCAATCATTCGATTGAATTTAGCTAGTATATCAGAAGCAAAGTCGGCATTGATGCCATAGGATCCAGTAACGGGATCTCCATTAAAGAGAAGCGCCACTTCTCCTATGTTGGATCTATGGTTAATTAGTTCTTGGATTTGCTTTTCTACTTCGATTTTCCTCTTTTTTAAAGACAGGTCGGAGAGGGAAAAGCTATCAGATTGCCTTTGCAAAAGGATATCGATTTTTCCAAGTTCAGCAGAAAGCATGTCTATCTCGAATTTACTCGCCATTACTTTCTTTCCGCGTTTTAAGTATCTTCAAAAGGGTTTCTTCATTTTCTTCTCTCAATATTGGAACCTGAAGCATCCCTTTTCTTTGATGTGTTTTACGTTGATGAGAAAAAAGTTGTACCCAGTAGGATGCCCTATCAATTAGCATTTCTGGGGGCGAATTTAATTCTTGTGTATAAAAATCGCAGTGATATTTTTCTTTCAAATCCGCTAGAGTGGGGTTCCCATCTACATCTAACACCACTAGTCCATTATCTAATAAATTTGTTAACAGCTCATTACTATTATTTACATATTCATCAGGCAGATGTAAAAAGGCGATAATATCAATATCGTTTGGGGGTCTGTTTTGAATAAGCTCAATGTTCTCGCAGAAGCTACCATCAACCCACATAAAGCCATTGTTTATTCCACATTTGTTAAGGACTTTTCGTAATTCTAAGAAGCCAATAAGAATAGATATCCGTTCTGCGGAAATTGCAAAACATGTGACTAGGTCTTGAATAGTTGTTTTATAGGGTGACTGGATTGTTGTGGCATCCTCTCCCAAAAAAGGAGGGATTAGGCCACTTTCATTAAATGAAGGAATTGTAGATTGTTCCTTAAAGTTAAACATTTACCAATTCGCGATATTAAAAATTGAAACTTTTATGAGTTAAAGTAACAATGTTATATATTAATTCAATGTTTTTTACTACACGTACGCTACTATGCGGCAACGTCGCGCGGCAGTTTGAAGGTGATGTTTTCTTCGGCAACTGTGGCATGTTCAATATTGATACCGCCAAACAGAGACTCGGCGGTGTCAATGACGCCCTGAATCAGTTTCTCCGGTGTGGAGGCGCCGGCGGAGAGACCAAGCGTATCGACATGTTCCGCAATGCCGTCCCAATCAACGGCATCGCTGTTTTGCGCCAGATAGGCGTTTTCACATCCGTGTTTTTGCGCCGTTTCCACCAGACGGTTGGCATTTGAAGAATTGGCGGAACCGATCACAACCAGCATGTCACAGCGCGGCGCAATGGCCTTGACGGCATTCTGGCGGTTGGTGGTGGCATAGCAGATATCTTCTTTTTTCGGCGCAGCAATTGCGGGAAAGCGGCGCAGCAGAATATCGACAATGCCCTGCGTATCATCAACGGAAAGTGTGGTCTGTGTGGCATAAGCCAATTTTTCCGGTGTGGTGCTGTTAAAGTTTTCGGCATCTGCGGCGGTTTCAATCAGTGTCACGGCACCGTCAGGCAGTTGCCCCATTGTGCCGATCACTTCCGGATGTCCGGCATGGCCGATCAGCAAGACATGCAGCCCGTCCTTATGATGGCGCTCGGTCTCGCGGTGAACCTTGCTGACCAGCGGACAGGTCGCGTCAATAAAGAACATACCGCGTTTTTGCGCCGCTTCGGGAACGCGTTTGGGGACGCCATGGGCGGAGAAAATCACCGGCACATTTTCCGGCACGTCGTCCAATGTTTCAACAAAAACCGCGCCTTTTGCGCGCAGATCATCCAGCACATGTTTGTTATGGACGATTTCGTGGCGGACATAGACGGGGGCGCCGTATTTTTCCAGCGCTTTTTCGACAATAAGAATGGCGCGGTCCACCCCTGCGCAGAATCCGCGCGGATTGGCCAGCAGGATTGTCAAAGACTTATCTTGATATTTCTTGCTCATGGGGTTTATATAAAGATATCCGAAGCTTTTGTCGAGAGAGACCCTAAGAATATGTTTAAGAAGCGTCTGTTTAAAAAACTGCTGACCGTCACGGTACTTTGCGCTCCGCTGTTGATGGCGGGATGTTCCGGTCTGAAAAAAGGCAAAATTGCGCCCTCGCTGCGCTGCCCGCAAACAGGGTTGATGCATTACACCGATACGGCTGTCTTTAAAGATGCGGCAGGGCAGGAAACCGCTTTTGTGGCCTTGCAGGATTTTCGCGGCAGTTGTGATTTTGTGCAAAAGGGTGAAAAAGCCGTGGATATCAAACTGGATTTGAGCTTCTACGCTGAAAACCGCAAAACGGATACGCCGCTGACGCAAAAAGATTTCTCTTATTTTATCGCCATTCTCGGCCCGGATGAGGCGATTTTGACGAAAGAGGTTTTCCCGCTCTCGATCGAATTTGACAAAGAAAGCGGCGCAGGGCTGGCGGTTGAGAATGTGCAGCAGCATATTCCGCTGGCTGATCTGGCACTCTCCGCCCGCTATAAGATTATTTTCGGGCTGCAACTGACACAGGAACAGCTGACCGAAAACAAACGCGGACCGCTGAAAACCGCGCAGTAAAATAGCCGCAGGATGAAAGAATCCTTGCCCGCCAAGGCCTGCTATGCCATAAGAAAACGGAATAATATAAATAACATTTAATTTTTTGGAGTCTGAAACCATGACCCTGCCTATTGAAGAATTCTGGAACAGCGAATTTGCCGAACATGTCACAGTGGCTGAACAAACGGCGCATCTGCTCAAAAAAGATTTTGCGGCGCTTTTGGATGCCTGCATCCGCAGCATTCAAGAAGGCGGTAAAGTCATGTTTTTCGGCAATGGCGGCAGCGCAGCGGATTCCCAGCATCTGGCAACCGAGCTGACGGCACGCTATAAAACGGACCGTAAAGCGATTGCCGCAATTGCACTGACAACCGACACATCCGCCCTGACGGCGATCGGGAATGATTTCGGTTTTGAAGACTTATTCTCCCGCCAGATCGAGGCTTTGGGCCGTGCAGGCGATGTCGCCATCGGCATCAGCACATCGGGCAATAGCGCCAATGTTTTGAAAGCGCTGAAGCTGGCGCGGGAAGAAGGTATCGTCACCGTTGGTTTCACCGGCGGCACGGGCGGTAAAATGGCGGATGTTTGTGACATTGTTCTGAAAGTACCATCGCCGACAACGGCGCGTATTCAGGAAATGCATATCACACTGGGGCAGATGCTGTGCGGTGCGCTGGAACAGGCGCTGGGTCTGACGGCGGCGGAACACACAATGCCCTGTTTTCAGGATATGCGTAAAACCGCATAAGAATTAAGTGAGGATAGGAATGGCAGAAAGCGCGACGGCAAAACAGGATATCGGCAAAACAAGTTTTGAAGATGCCTTGACCGAACTGGAACGGATTGTGCGCGAACTTGAATCCGGCAAAGGCGATCTTGAAACTTCTATCGAAGCCTATGAAAAAGGCATGGTTTTAAAACAGCATTGCGAAGCCAAGCTGAAAGAAGCGCAGGCCAAAATCGAAAAAATTACGGTCAGTGAAGACGGCAGTGTCAAAACATCGGGTTTCGACGTCGAATAATCCACGCGCATAAATAAAAAGAAGGCAGCGATGGAAATTGAAAAACTTATTTTTTACCATCATCCCTGTCTGGATGGCAGTACGGCTGCATGGGCGGCTTTGCAGGCCTTTGGATATGATAATACGGCTTATGTCGGTTTCACCCATGATCAGGATGATGTTCTCTTAAAAGCAATTGATGACTATGTCACGGAAAAGACCATTGTCTATTTCTGCGATATCGTTCCGCCGCGCCCCATTCTGGAGATGCTGCCGGAAAAAGCCGGCAAAGTCATTATTTACGACCATCATGTCAGTGCCGAGAAAATGCTGAAAAACTTCTCGCATCCGAAATGCGAGATTGTGTTTGATATGAACCGCTCCGGTGCCGGACTGACATGGGATATGCTGCATCCGGAAAAACCGCGCCCCTTCGTGATTGATCTGGTTGAGGCGATGGATCTGTACCGGACCGATACGCTGGGATCGCGTCAGGATTTTTTCAGCTTTGCCGCCGGAATGGATACATTGCCGGTTAAAGATTTTAAAGCCTTTGCCGAAGAATTCAGTCAGCTGGCAGGTTCTGATGACGAGCGTGCGCTCTTATCGGCGCGCGGGCATGAACGGCGCGATATCTATTTGAGCCGTATTAAAAACGTGCTGGCCGATTTGCAATATGTGACCCTGCCGGGGCTTGAAGCGCTTGAGGGATGCGAGGTCGGTTTCATCCGCGGCGATATCCGCAGTTTCGGGCGTGAATTCTGGTTCCGTTTTCAGGAGGTTTGTGACCGTGACCGGAAAGTCGTTATGCTGTGCCGTGACGAACCTGACGGGAAAAGTATTGCGATCAGTTTCCGCAGTACGCCGGAAACCGATGTCAGTTGCGCCGCCGAGGAAATCGGGTCAAAATACGGCATCAGCGGCGGCGGTCACCGCAATGCGGCAGCCGCGCGCCTGACAAAGGAACAGTTTGAATCGCTTGTGGAAAAATGGAACCTTCCTATCAGTTAAGCAGCCTTCCGGCATGGATTGCCTATCCCGAAACGGAACGTCTTTTTACGGCGCTGTCGGCGGATGGTGCGGAAACAGCGCCGCGTTTTGTCGGCGGTTGCGTCCGTGACGCCTTGATGAACCGCACAGTCTGCGATATTGATCTTGCCACACCGCTGTCGCCTGAAAGGGTGATGTCCTTACTGGCGGAAGCCAAGATCAAATATGTCCCGACAGGGGTGGAACACGGCACTGTGACGGCAATTGTCGACCGGATGCCTTTCGAGGTCACGACTCTGCGCCGTGATGTTGAAACGGATGGGCGGCATGCAAAGGTCAGCTTTACCGAAAACTGGCAGGAGGATGCCGCGCGGCGCGATTTTACGGTGAATGCGCTTTTTTGCGATATGACCGGCAAGGTTTATGATTTCTTTGGCGGCGTACGGGATCTGCGGCAGGGGCTGATCCGCTTTATCGGTGATGCCGAAACCCGCATTCAGGAAGATTACCTGCGCATTCTGCGGTTTTTCCGCTTTTACGCCCATTATGCCGGCGGAACACCGCCCGATGAAACAGCACTTGCCGCCTGCGCAAAATATGCGGCGGAAATTCCCAAATTATCAAAAGAACGTATCACTCATGAATTTTTGCGTCTGTTGGAGGCCAAAACGGCGGCGCGTTCCTTACATTTTATGGAGGAAACCGGCGTCCTGCGCTGTGTTGCGCAGCAGGATGCGGCACTTGATGTGCTGGAAAGACTGATTAAGCAGGAAGAATACTGGGATACGGATTATGATGCGATGCGCCGCCTCGCTGCGCTTTTTACCGCAGATGTGGAATTGTTCCGGCTGCCGCGCAGTGCGGAAAAACAATGGAAAACCCTGCGTGATCCGGCACTGATAAAAAAAATCTGGCCCGGTATGACGGAATTCGAAATCCGGCAATTTGTCTATGATAACGGCAATAGTCTGCTGCGTGATATGTTGCTGCTGGCAGCGGCGCGGGAGCGTGATGCCAAGAAACGCGATACCTACCGTCATTTATACCAATTGGCGACATCCTGCCGCCTGCCGCGCTTTCCGGTTCTGGGTAAGGATGTTATGGCGCTGGGGATCGAAGAAGGAAAAGAGCTGGGCGATGTGTTGCGCAAGGTCGAAACATGGTGGCGCGATAAGGATTTCCGGCCGGGACGAACCGACTGTCTTGCTTATCTGAAATCTTTGGTGGAATAAAAATTACAGCCCCAGCCACTCTATTTTCAAATGGCGTGCCAGATAGGATTCCGTTAAGGCAAGAAAGCTGGTTGACCAGACCGCGAGTCCTGTCAGCGCGGGAACCAGAATAGAATCTGTTTGCCAGCTTTGCAGCAGCGAGGTGATCAGCACAATGCCGCAAAGCGTACCGGCATAGGAAGACAGAAGTTCGGTCATTGTTTTTCTGCGCATGGTTTTGCTCTCTTGATTCCTGTTGCTCAACTGTTTAAAACGTAACATTACCTTAACAAAAAATTAACATAATCTGCATGAAAATGCAAGGAAAAACAGCGTTTAAAATGCCAAATATCGGAAAAGAAAAAGAAAAATGGTGGCGCCCGGCAGTGTTTGCGGAGAAGATTCTGCATCTGGAAAAGCGTGCGCGGCTGGTTTCCGGTATAAGGAAGTTTTTTTCCGCGCGCGGTTATCTTGAAGTGGAAACATCTGCTTTGCAAACAAGCCCGGGTATGGAAGTGCATGTGAAAGCCTTTGAAACGCGGCTTTACGATGTGAATAGGGAAGATTTTGCCGAAAAGCGCCTGCATACCAGCCCCGAGATTGCGATGAAAAAACTGCTGGTTGCCGGGCTGCCGAAAATTTTTCAAATCTGTCAGGTTTACCGCAATGCCGAGGGCTCAACGCTGCACAGCCCTGCTTTTACGATGCTGGAATGGTATCAGACAGGGCTGTCTTATCGCGGATTGATGGAGGAAACCGTGGAAATGATCCGTGCGGTCGCCGATGGCGTCATTCATTGGCGCGATCAAATCTCCGATCCTTTTGCGGATTGGCAGTTTATCAGTGTAAAAGAGGCTTTTGTGCAATATGCAGGCGTGGATCTGGAAGCGGTGCTGGAGGATTATGACGGTTTTGCCGCAGCGGCGCAGCAGGCAGACTGCCCTGCCCATGACGGTGATACATGGGATGATATTTTCTTCCGCATTTTTTTGGAGAAAATTGAACCGCAGCTGGGGCATCCTGCGCCGACAATTCTGTATGATTATCCGGCGGGTATGGCGGCGCTGTCACGTAAAAAACCGGAAGATTCACGTTATGCGGAGCGTTTTGAGGTCTATATTTGCGGTATGGAACTGGCCAATGCCTTTGGCGAGCTGACGGATGCGGCGGAACAGAAAAACCGTTTTGTGCATGCAATGCGGGAGAAAAAACAGATTTATGCGGAAAATTATCCTGTTGATGAAGATTTTATTTCTGCGCTGGAATATGGTATGCCTGAATGCAGCGGTATTGCGCTTGGTGTTGACCGTTTGGCGATGCTGCTCTCCGGCGCGGAAGATATCCGGCTTGTCAGGGCGGATATGTAGGGAAAGACGAAGAAGGTGCAGAAATTATGAGCGAAGAACAGAAAAGCTTCCGCCGTGCGGGCGTTATCGGCTGGCCGATTGAACATTCGAAATCGCCGATCCTGCATAATTACTGGCTGGAAAAATACGGGATTGAGGGCAGTTACGAGAAAATTGCCGTGCAGCCCGATATGCTTGCCGACGGTTTCCAGCATCTGATTAAAAAAGGCTATGCCGGATGGAATTTGACCATTCCGCATAAGGAAGTCGCTGTGCCGTTGATGGACAGTCTTGATCCTGCCGCAGAGCGTATCGGTGCGGTCAATACCGTGGTGGTGGATGAAGACGGTAAGCTGAAAGGCTATAATACCGATGGTTACGGTTTTCTGAAGAATTTGCAAAACAGCGTCCCGGAATGGGAGCCGAAAAACTGCACGGCATTGGTGCTGGGTGCCGGCGGCGCAGCACGGGCGGCAGTGGATAGTCTGGCGCAGAGCGGTGTGCCGCAGATATATATTATGGCGCGCAACCTGAAGAAAGCCGCGCAGCTGGCAGAAGATTTCACAACGGAAAAAAGCCGGATCAGCGTTTATGAATGGGGTGAAAACCCGGCATTGTTCGAAACCGTGACTTTATTGGTGAATGCGACACCGCTGGGGATGGAAGGCAATGAGGACGAACCTGATCTGACCATCATCCGCCATTTACCGAAAGATACGGCGGTTGTTTATGACCTTGTTTACACACCGCTTGAAACCGATTTGCTGGAGCGGGCAAAAAAACGCGGGCTGAAAACCGTGACAGGTATCGGCATGCTGGCCTATCAGGCTGTGCCGGGATTTTCCTACTGGTTCGGGCAAAGGCCGGAAGTGACGGAAGAGCTTTTGAATCTTCTTACCTGATATTTCCCCGAATATATTGACATAAAAATAAAACCATGCTAATCAATGACGGTCGTTTTGATAAAACGACTCACAAGAATTTTTTATGTTTGGAATATCCGGCCACAGAAAAAGGCCGTATCAGCAAGGATTGGGTTTTTAAAAATGAACAAAGTCACCAAAAAAGTCGTGGATGTTGCCGTGGCATATGCAACGGAGGAAGTCACAAGCTATTTGTATCAGGAATTTCAAAAAGCGGGCGGTGTTTCCGGCGTGGTCGCCAAAGTCGGCGAAGCGAAAGATTACGCGTTCGAGCGCGGCGGCAATATCGTCACAGCCGTTAAATCCGGTGATAAGGATGCCGTGTTAACCGAAGCCAAGAATGTTGCGGATGACGGTGTCGGCGCTGTTATCGGTGCGACACGTTTTGCCGGTCGCGGCGCAAAACATATTGGCACCAAACATGCCAATATGGCGCGCGCAGTGAAACGCTATATACAGGATTTCCGCAGCTAAAATGCTGATGAGCGCAACAGAATAAGCAAAACCCCGCGAATTTCGCGGGGTTTTGACTTCTGGACGTTTTTAAGATGGTCTATATATACGCGACATACATAGTTATGTCAATATAAATATTACTTTTGCGGCTTAACCGGCGGCGGCGTTGTATAGCGCACATAAACAGGTTGGAAGAAGGTTTTGCAAACCGCGCCTTCGACTTTCTTGCCATTGGCTTCCGCCGTAAAGGCGGTGCGCATCGCGCCGGAACCGAAACAGTCTTTAAAAGAGGCTTTGCCGGTAATTTCGACATTTTGCAAATGTGCCTGATTTTCCAGTACATCGCGTGCTGTTGCTTCATCGGTATAACCGACGGCTTCCACACCGACCAGCCCGGCGGCAAATGCGGCAACCGTGCCGCCTAAGATTCCGCCGATAATTTTTTGACGTTTTGTGGCAGGTTTCTTTGACATGTTGTTATCCTGTTATTTCTTACAGCTGCGGTGTCCGGTTCTTTGGCACAATTTGCGTGCCAGCAGCCTGACATCGGCCTCGCTGTCTGCGCCTTTGGCGCGGTTATAGATCAGCGCAACGACCTGCACATTCTTTTTTGTGTATCCCTTATTGGGGTCGATACGGTCAAGAGAGGGCGACCAGGGATTGGACTGGCCTTTGCCGCCGCTGCTTTCGTTAAAGTCGAAAGAAACGCCTGTCGCCTGGCATTTGCCCTTTTTCAGAGCGGCCTCGATAAATTCTTTACTAAGGGAGAAGCTGATGCCTTTGTCAGTGGCGCGCTGGCGGGCGTTCCAATAAAGCGATCCGGCTTTTTTGCGGATTTGCTGCTGGTGAACTTCGTCTGGCTTCTTTTCCATGGGCGCTATGTACCCGCTTTTTCGGCGGCCTCCTGCTTTTGTTTCTTTCTTTCCGCCCTATTTGCCGCCGCCTTTTTCGCGTATTCACCCGTGCCTTTATGAAGAACAATATCGCTGTCCGTCAGCTCTGTCGGCTGGATCGTCGGCAATTGACGGACTTCCTCGTAATAGGGAAGAAAGTCCGGCTTTGTTGCTTCAAATAATTCATCAAAACTTTCGATGACGTGATAAGTATCCTGAAAATCATCAATGAAGAAACGGCTGCGCAGCAGGCGCTTCACATCGAATTTCACCCGGTTCGGAGACGGGCTGTCGAGCGCGAAAACCGATTCCGTCGGTGAGGATAAAATTCCTGCGCCGTAAATGCGCAAACCTTCCGGCTCCTGAATCAGGCCGAATTCAACCGTGTACCAGTAAAGACGCCCGATCATGTAAACGGCCTTGTGGTCGGCGGCTTTCAGGCCGCCGCGGCCATAGGCTTCGATATAATCGGCAAAAACAGGATCAGCCAAAATCGGCACATGACCAAACAGGTCATGGAAGACATCAGGCTCCTGAATATAATCAAACTGGTCGCGGGTGCGGATGAATGTGCCGACCGGAAACAGGCGGTTTGCCAAAAGCTCAAAGAAAGGCTCTACGGGGATCGGCCCGGGAACACCGACGATTCTCCAGCCGGTTCTTTCCATTAAAACCTTATTCACCTCGTCAAAATCGGGGATCTGGCTGTCATTGATGCCCAATGCTTTTAAGTTATCCATGAAAAGACTGATGGCACGACCGGGCAGGATTTCCATCTGGCGGTGGTAAAGATCGCGCCAGATCGCGTGTTCTTCCGCCGTGTAATCTTCCCAGCGCTGCGGGACGACGAAGTAATCCACATCACCGCGTTTCCAGTCACCCAGATCGCTGTAATGACCTTCAAAAACACGGGAGCTGTTGCCGGTAACGTTTTCCATGGTTTTGTTCTCTCTCCTCCGAGCGGGTTATGCCGTGGCTGCTTTACGCAGTTCTGCGGGGGTATCGGGCTGACTGTGCGGATCGGCTTCAATAAAAGCCGGATGTTCCAGACACTTCTTCTCAACAGCCTCAATCAAGGGGAAACGCGACATATCGCAATTAAAACGTCTTGCATTATAGATTTGCGGAATAAGGCACATATCTGCAAGCGTTGGTGCCGATCCGCAGCAATACTCCCCTTTTGTATGATACGGACTTTTATTAAGCATAATCTCGATTGAGGTCATACTATCATAAATCCACTTCTGATACCACTTTGTTTTTTCTTCTTCGCTGACGCCCAGTTTTCCCGTCAGATACTTCAAAACGCGCAAGTTATTGACAGGGTGGACATCGCAGGAGACGATCAGGGCAATCTGGCGGGTAAAAGCGCGCTGTTTTGCGCCTTCGGGATAGATGCTGGGGCCGGGATAGCTTTCCTCCAGATAATCAAGTATGGCAAGTGATTGCGTTAAAACATACCCGTCTTCAAAAACCAGCACCGGGACAGCCCCTTGCGGGTTCATTTCACGGTAATCTTCGGCCCATTGCTCGCCTTTGACCAGATTAACGCCTTTTTGCTGATAGGGAATTTTTTTGTAATTCAGTCCGATGCGGACGCGGTAAGAGGTGGAGGAACGGAAATAATTGTAAAGTGTCAGCATGATTCACAGCTCCTGTATTTGTACTCACCTACGAAGAAAGTTGCGCAGATTGCGGTGTTTTAAATTCTGTGCGGCATTTTGCCGGTCTTTGTCTATTCTTGCCGCCATGTGGTCTCTTGCCGTGTTGATGCGGTCATAAAAAGGCTTCAGTTCTTTTGTAATGGCACTCATATCACCATTCCGGCCCACCAAATGCCCGATAGGTTTTGAGAGCGTCACAGTGGCTGCTTCACCATTTAAGCGGCGGATATTTTGTAAAAGCCAGATACATTCGCTAAGCCCGTTCCAGAAGATCGTCCCGTTATCATTTTTTGCGTCTTCATAGCTCATACGGGCCGTCGTGATTTCGACGGATTTCATGGCGGCTTCGGCACGGACGCGGCTGCCGTAATGGATGGCCGTCATTTGATTGACAAGTTCGTCTCTTATATCTTTTGCGCGGTAGTGCTGCGGCATAGATGTCATCTCTTCGGTCCCGGAGGCTTTTTGATAAACTGGCGCAGATTGTTGCGCTGTTGGTTTTGCTGATGATTGCGTTTTTCACGGGCGGCGGCCAGTTCTTCCTGCCGTTTCACTTCCAGCTCACTGTCATAGAAAGATTTCAGGGCATCCGCCAGCGGACGCACGCTGTAATCATGGTCATAGACATCATCCAGATAATCATCCAGTTTGCGCGGCAGGGATATCGGTGTATTTTCTCCGAAAGCTTCGCGGTGCTTATCCAACACCCACAGGCATTCAAACAGCCCTTCGGAATAGCCGGAATAGTTTTTCTCGGCCGCTTTGTCGTAAGGAAGATGGCGGATATCGTTTTCAATACGTTCCATTTCGTAAAGTGACGGACCCATACTGCCATACATACCAAGCGCAACAGAGGCGAGTTCTTCTTTTATGGCTTTAATCGTATAATTATGGGGTTTCGGCAGTGAAGGTGTTGTCATTCCGGTTTACCCTTTCCCTTTCAGGCGGCGTTCTTCTTGGCGGAAGATGCCTCGTAACGTACAAGTTTCTGGTCAATTGCGCCGAAAATAGACGCGCCATCCGTATCTTTCATTTCAATGCGGATTGTGTCGCCGAAAGACATGAACGGGGTCGTGATTTCGCCGTTATTGATTTTCTCCAGCGTGCGGATTTCAGCAATACAGGCAAAACCGTTGCCGGCATCCTTGTTGGAGACCGTGCCGGAGCCGATGATCGTTCCGGCGACCAGCGGCCGCGTTTTCGCGGCATGGGCGATCAGTGTCGGGAAATCGAAGATCATGTCATCACCGGCATTCGGGCTGCCGAATTTTTTGCCGTTATAATGCACCAGCATCGGCAAAGCGAGTTTTTTGCCGTCCCATGCGGCGCCAAGCTCTTCCGGCGATACCGCCACAGGTGAAAAGGCGCTGGAGGGTTTTGACTGGAAAAAGCCGAAGCCTTTGCCGAGCTCTGCGGGAATCAGATTGCGTAGCGATACGTCATTCACCAGCATCACCAGTTTGATATGTTTTGCGGCTTCCTCCGGCGTAACGCCCATCGGCACATCATCGGTGATGACGGCGGTTTCCGCCTCGAAATCAATGCCCCATGCTTCATCGGCGGCGGCGATATCATCGCGCGGGCCGATAAAACTGTCAGAGCCGCCCTGATACATCAGCGGGTCCGTCCAGAAGCTCTCCGGCATTTCCGCGCCGCGTGCTTTGCGCACCAGTTCGACATGGTTGACATAGGCGCTGCCATCCGCCCATTGATAGGCGCGCGGCAGCGGTGAAGCGCAGGCCGCCGCATCAAAGGGGAAACCGTCGCGCTGCCCGTTTTCCAGCTCTTCGGCAGCTTTCTTCAGTTTCGGTTCCATTTCCGCCCAGTTATCAAGCGCGGATTGCAGTGTCGGCGCGATTTCACCGACAAAGCTTGCTTTGCTTAGGTCTTTGGTGACAACGGCAAGGCGACCGTCGCGCCCGTCTTTTAAGGAT includes these proteins:
- the maiA gene encoding maleylacetoacetate isomerase codes for the protein MLTLYNYFRSSTSYRVRIGLNYKKIPYQQKGVNLVKGEQWAEDYREMNPQGAVPVLVFEDGYVLTQSLAILDYLEESYPGPSIYPEGAKQRAFTRQIALIVSCDVHPVNNLRVLKYLTGKLGVSEEEKTKWYQKWIYDSMTSIEIMLNKSPYHTKGEYCCGSAPTLADMCLIPQIYNARRFNCDMSRFPLIEAVEKKCLEHPAFIEADPHSQPDTPAELRKAATA
- a CDS encoding fumarylacetoacetate hydrolase family protein is translated as MKLASLKDGRDGRLAVVTKDLSKASFVGEIAPTLQSALDNWAEMEPKLKKAAEELENGQRDGFPFDAAACASPLPRAYQWADGSAYVNHVELVRKARGAEMPESFWTDPLMYQGGSDSFIGPRDDIAAADEAWGIDFEAETAVITDDVPMGVTPEEAAKHIKLVMLVNDVSLRNLIPAELGKGFGFFQSKPSSAFSPVAVSPEELGAAWDGKKLALPMLVHYNGKKFGSPNAGDDMIFDFPTLIAHAAKTRPLVAGTIIGSGTVSNKDAGNGFACIAEIRTLEKINNGEITTPFMSFGDTIRIEMKDTDGASIFGAIDQKLVRYEASSAKKNAA